The following are encoded in a window of Pelecanus crispus isolate bPelCri1 chromosome 6, bPelCri1.pri, whole genome shotgun sequence genomic DNA:
- the PPP2R5C gene encoding serine/threonine-protein phosphatase 2A 56 kDa regulatory subunit gamma isoform isoform X5, giving the protein MVEYITHNRNVITEPIYPEVVHMFAVNMFRTLPPSSNPTGAEFDPEEDEPTLEAAWPHLQLVYEFFLRFLESPDFQPNIAKKYIDQKFVLQLLELFDSEDPRERDFLKTTLHRIYGKFLGLRAYIRKQINNIFYRFIYETEHHNGIAELLEILGSIINGFALPLKEEHKIFLLKVLLPLHKVKSLSVYHPQLAYCVVQFLEKDSTLTEPVVMALLKYWPKTHSPKEVMFLNELEEILDVIEPSEFVKVMEPLFRQLAKCVSSPHFQVAERALYYWNNEYIMSLISDNAAKILPIMFPSLYRNSKTHWNKTIHGLIYNALKLFMEMNQKLFDDCTQQFKAEKLKEKLKLKEREEAWVKIENLAKSNPQYPTYSDTSLLNSPVAMETDGPLIEDLQMLKKTVKEEACQAQKDQKKDRPLVRRKSELPQDIYTMKALESHCRADELISHDGH; this is encoded by the exons TTTGCAGTTAATATGTTTCGAACATTACCACCATCTTCCAATCCAACGGGAGCAGAATTTGATCCAGAGGAAGATGAACCAACCTTAGAAGCTGCATGGCCTCATCTACAG cttgtttatGAATTTTTCTTAAGGTTTTTAGAATCTCCAGATTTCCAACCTAATATAGCTAAGAAATATATTGATCAGAAGTTTGTATTACAG CTTTTAGAGCTCTTTGACAGTGAAGATCCTCGTGAAAGAGATTTTCTTAAAACAACTCTTCACAGAATATATGGGAAATTCTTAGGCCTAAGAGCTTACATCCGGAAACaaattaataatatattttatag gtTTATTTATGAAACAGAACATCACAATGGCATAGCAGAATTACTGGAAATACTGGGAAG cATAATTAATGGATTTGCCTTACCATTAAAAGAAGAGCACAAAATATTCCTATTGAAGGTTTTGTTACCATTGCACAAAGTGAAATCACTCAGTGTCTACCACCCACAG CTGGCATACTGTGTAGTTCAATTCTTAGAAAAGGACAGCACGCTTACAGAACCA GTTGTGATGGCACTGCTGAAATACTGGCCAAAGACTCACAGTCCAAAAGAagtcatgtttttaaatgaactaGAAGAAATCTTAGATGTTATTGAACCATCTGAATTTGTAAAAGTTATGGAGCCTCTTTTCAGACAGCTAGCCAAATGTGTGTCCAGTCCACACTTTCAG GTTGCAGAGCGAGCATTATACTACTGGAATAATGAATATATTATGAGCTTAATTAGTGATAACGCAGCAAAGATTTTACCCATCATGTTTCCATCCTTGTACCGGAATTCAAAGACGCATTGGAACAA GACAATACATGGCTTGATATACAATGCTCTGAAACTCTTCATGGAGATGAACCAAAAACTGTTCGATGACTGCACACAgcaatttaaagcagaaaaactgaa agagaAGCTAAAATTGAAGGAACGGGAAGAAGCATGGGTTAAAATAGAAAATCTAGCCAAATCAAATCCCCAG TACCCAACATACAGTGACACGAGTTTGCTGAACAGTCCTGTTGCAATGGAAACAGATGGGCCTTTAATTGAAGATTTGCAGATGCTGAAGAAGACAGTGAAAGAAGAGGCTTGTCAG gcacagaaagatcagaaaaaagATCGTCCTCTTGTGCGACGCAAGTCAGAACTGCCTCAGGATATCTATACCATGAAAGCCTTGGAATCACATTGCAGAGCTGATGAATTAATATCACATGATGGGCATTAA